One genomic window of Terriglobales bacterium includes the following:
- a CDS encoding CorA family divalent cation transporter has protein sequence EVMKILTIWGTVALPLVIITGFFGMNLHLPWQNTAHGAVYATGMMALSTLLILLYFRRKKWF, from the coding sequence CGAGGTGATGAAGATCCTGACCATCTGGGGGACGGTGGCCCTGCCCCTGGTCATCATCACCGGCTTCTTCGGGATGAACCTGCACCTGCCTTGGCAGAACACCGCACACGGCGCCGTGTACGCTACCGGGATGATGGCGCTTTCGACGCTCCTGATCCTGCTCTATTTCAGGCGCAAGAAGTGGTTCTAG